In the genome of Calothrix sp. PCC 6303, the window TTGGGCTGCATCTATGCAGCCACAATGAAGAAAGCAGGTTTTGACCCTAATCTCCATGCGGGAATGGCGGCAGAATCCGATGCCCACTATGTCGAACTACGACTAAGCCAAACCCACGATATCTGGCATATCGTCACTGGATTTGACACATCACCAATCGGTGAGATAGGTTTGCAAGCGTTTCATTTGCCTCAGTTTCCCTATCCTCTGGCGACAATGTTGGTAGCAAATAGTTTGATTTCCAGTACATTGTTTGCACCGCAAGAGTTACCCCAATTATTGATGTCAATAACCCAAGGATTTCAGATGGGCAAAAGTGCTAAATCATTATTTGCTCAGAAGTGGGAAGAGGGTTGGGAAAAGCCCCTGACCCAATGGCAGACAGAGTTGAATATTCAGCCGATTCGGAATTCGGCAGATGAGTCAGTAGGTAGGTAAAACCTCATCACTTGATCATCCAATCACCCATAAACTTAACAGAACAATGCTTTGCTCCCCTTTGCAACTGCCGAACTTTCGTTAATGCAAGGTCGTATGATGAGTATTTACAAAAACCTTTAACTTGGTAGTGATTCTAAAGGTTTGAAAGCTGAACGATTTAATCAGGGTTACAGGTTATGATTCAAATGTACTTTCGTCCTGACTTTGCGCGATTGGATAAAAGTAGACAGGATGTTAGTTTAAGGGAAATTTAGGTAAATCGCTAAAATTATTGCGGTGTATAGATTTTTCGTTTTGAGGCAATATCTCTGAACTCAAAAAAAATGAGCGAACCGGGAGTATATTTATTCACTCTGGACACTTATCCCACAACTGCGATGGTCAAAGACCACTCCTACGGAGTATCGCACCCTTATATTCCCAG includes:
- a CDS encoding Coq4 family protein, whose protein sequence is MQVKPNLSANLDVQRQIQYPVSNGFKSFFARLTIFKSFVSMLLGDNSLQTVGDMVDGLLQTPAYDLTAQHLKQYPACAALICDRYIPPAHDLEALLTYPQDSLGCIYAATMKKAGFDPNLHAGMAAESDAHYVELRLSQTHDIWHIVTGFDTSPIGEIGLQAFHLPQFPYPLATMLVANSLISSTLFAPQELPQLLMSITQGFQMGKSAKSLFAQKWEEGWEKPLTQWQTELNIQPIRNSADESVGR